One window of Serinus canaria isolate serCan28SL12 chromosome 3, serCan2020, whole genome shotgun sequence genomic DNA carries:
- the PTP4A1 gene encoding protein tyrosine phosphatase type IVA 1, with the protein MARMNRPAPVEITYKNMRFLITHNPTNATLNKFIEELKKYGVTTVVRVCEATYDTAPVEKEGIQVLDWPFDDGAPPSNQIVDDWLNLLKVKFREEPGCCIAVHCVAGLGRAPVLVALALIECGMKYEDAVQFIRQKRRGAFNSKQLLYLEKYRPKMRLRFKDSNGHRNNCCIQ; encoded by the exons ATGGCCCGAATGAACCGCCCAGCTCCTGTGGAAATCACCTACAAGAACATGAGATTCCTGATCACACATAATCCAACCAATGCAACCTTAAACAAATTTATAGAG GAACTTAAGAAATATGGTGTTACCACAGTGGTAAGAGTGTGTGAAGCTACTTACGACACTGCTCCGGTGGAAAAAGAAGGCATTCAGGTTTTG GACTGGCCGTTTGATGACGGTGCTCCACCATCCAACCAGATTGTTGATGATTGGCTAAACCTCCTTAAAGTTAAATTCCGTGAAGAACCTGGTTGTTGTATTGCTGTACACTGTGTTGCTGGTCTTGGAAG agcTCCAGTCTTAGTTGCTCTTGCACTGATAGAATGTGGAATGAAGTATGAAGATGCAGTGCAGTTCATAAGACA GAAGCGGCGTGGAGCTTTCAACAGCAAGCAACTTCTGTACTTGGAGAAATACCGCCCCAAGATGCGTCTGCGCTTTAAAGACTCCAACGGTCACCGAAATAATTGTTGTATTCAGTAA